In Candidatus Neomarinimicrobiota bacterium, a genomic segment contains:
- a CDS encoding riboflavin synthase, whose product MFTGIVEEMGRVVDRRPGEGYGTLVIAAERVTVDLTVGHSICVSGVCLTIVNRTEDCFTVQVIPETLQKSNLGDLTPGNWVNLERAMQPTDRFHGHIVQGHVETVGYISEITADQGDVRLTIDIEDHWRRYCIPKGSIALDGVSLTIAEISPAGLMVALIPYTLEKTTFGRKQTGDRVNIETDIFARYLEHFLEMTSGSAGELDPEKLLSWGFGDR is encoded by the coding sequence GTGTTCACTGGTATCGTAGAAGAAATGGGTCGGGTTGTTGACCGGCGTCCGGGTGAGGGCTACGGAACTTTAGTTATTGCTGCTGAGAGGGTAACGGTGGATCTGACCGTCGGCCACAGCATTTGCGTCAGTGGGGTATGCCTGACAATAGTAAATCGAACAGAAGACTGTTTTACCGTCCAGGTGATTCCCGAGACCCTTCAAAAAAGCAATCTGGGAGACCTCACCCCCGGCAATTGGGTGAACCTGGAGCGGGCTATGCAGCCCACTGATCGTTTTCACGGCCACATAGTGCAGGGCCACGTTGAGACCGTGGGCTATATCAGTGAAATAACTGCTGATCAGGGTGATGTGCGCCTGACCATCGACATCGAGGATCACTGGAGACGCTACTGCATTCCGAAGGGATCTATCGCCCTTGATGGTGTTTCCCTGACGATCGCCGAGATCTCACCTGCTGGCCTCATGGTGGCACTTATACCCTATACCCTGGAAAAGACCACCTTTGGGAGGAAGCAGACCGGAGATCGGGTAAATATTGAGACCGATATTTTTGCCCGCTACCTGGAGCACTTCCTGGAGATGACCTCTGGTAGTGCGGGGGAACTTGACCCCGAAAAGCTGCTCAGTTGGGGATTTGGAGACCGCTAG
- a CDS encoding bifunctional 3,4-dihydroxy-2-butanone-4-phosphate synthase/GTP cyclohydrolase II yields MFELIESVLEDLKAGKMVIVTDDKDREDEGDFIMLAEKAQPEDINFMMCEGRGLICVPLTEARAQELGLTPMVHSNTALHETAFTVSVDATENTTTGISARDRWQTLQVLLDPAAQSQDLARPGHLFPLVAKPGGVLQRAGHTEAGVDLAILAGSRPIALLVEIVDEDGTMARGERLEAIAEKFGLKIISVAEIIAYRRSREKLVERLLTLQFPTKYGDFKLAVYQDTIHHDTHLALIKGEFPTEDPVLVRVHSQCLTGDIFGSLRCDCGAQLEKALERIDSEGQGVLVYLRQEGRGIGLKNKLLAYGLQEQGLDTVEANQRLGFNPDLREYGIGAQILKDLGVRKLRLLTNNPRKIIGLDGYGLEVEGREPIEIPASAKNKQYLEAKRDKLGHLILQ; encoded by the coding sequence ATGTTTGAATTAATTGAAAGTGTTCTCGAAGACCTTAAGGCCGGCAAGATGGTCATCGTCACGGATGACAAGGACCGTGAGGATGAAGGTGATTTTATCATGCTTGCTGAGAAGGCTCAACCGGAAGATATCAACTTTATGATGTGCGAGGGGCGGGGTTTGATCTGTGTACCGCTGACCGAAGCACGAGCCCAAGAACTGGGTCTAACTCCCATGGTACATAGCAACACCGCTCTGCATGAAACGGCCTTCACCGTGAGTGTAGATGCTACTGAAAACACCACGACCGGTATTTCTGCCCGGGATCGCTGGCAGACCCTTCAGGTTCTTTTGGATCCTGCGGCCCAATCGCAGGATCTGGCGCGACCGGGCCATCTGTTTCCGCTGGTCGCCAAGCCCGGGGGGGTGCTCCAGCGGGCAGGTCATACTGAGGCGGGCGTGGACCTTGCCATACTCGCCGGTTCCAGGCCGATCGCACTCCTGGTGGAAATCGTCGATGAAGACGGCACCATGGCCCGCGGAGAGCGATTGGAGGCCATTGCTGAGAAATTCGGACTGAAGATCATCAGCGTAGCAGAGATCATCGCCTACCGGCGATCCAGAGAGAAGCTGGTTGAGCGGCTTCTAACTTTGCAGTTTCCCACCAAATACGGGGATTTTAAACTGGCCGTTTACCAGGACACTATCCATCACGACACCCATCTGGCCCTGATTAAGGGGGAGTTTCCAACCGAGGATCCGGTCCTGGTGCGGGTCCACAGCCAATGCTTGACGGGAGATATTTTCGGTTCCCTGCGCTGTGATTGCGGTGCGCAGCTAGAAAAGGCTTTGGAGCGAATTGATAGCGAAGGACAAGGTGTATTAGTCTATCTGCGTCAAGAAGGGCGCGGGATCGGCCTCAAAAATAAACTGCTGGCCTACGGTCTGCAGGAACAAGGCCTGGATACTGTGGAGGCGAACCAGCGGCTGGGTTTTAACCCCGATCTGCGCGAATATGGCATCGGTGCTCAGATCCTCAAGGATCTGGGAGTGCGCAAGCTGCGATTACTCACTAATAACCCCAGGAAGATTATTGGACTTGACGGATACGGCTTGGAAGTGGAGGGTCGGGAGCCAATCGAGATTCCGGCCAGTGCCAAAAACAAGCAGTATTTAGAGGCGAAAAGAGATAAGCTAGGGCATCTAATTTTACAATAG
- the ribH gene encoding 6,7-dimethyl-8-ribityllumazine synthase gives MAPSIVGQLTLKDQAIAVVASRFNSMITQQLLTGAEDAFLRHGGQADNLTVVWIPGSFEIPSTVKRLAESGKYDGILALGALIKGSTLHFDVLAHGLTRALTELSVQLPVPISFGVLTTMTLEQALERAGTKAGNRGAEAMQSLIEMISLTSKLI, from the coding sequence ATGGCGCCTTCTATCGTTGGTCAACTAACCCTGAAAGATCAGGCCATCGCTGTTGTCGCGAGCCGGTTCAATAGCATGATCACCCAACAGCTGCTGACAGGTGCCGAGGATGCGTTTCTTCGGCATGGTGGACAGGCTGATAACCTGACGGTGGTCTGGATACCTGGATCGTTCGAAATCCCCTCGACTGTTAAACGGCTGGCGGAAAGCGGCAAGTATGATGGTATTCTCGCCTTGGGCGCCTTGATTAAAGGTAGCACCCTTCACTTCGACGTTCTGGCTCATGGGTTGACCCGTGCTTTGACGGAGCTTTCGGTGCAGCTTCCCGTCCCCATTTCCTTTGGTGTGCTCACGACCATGACCCTGGAACAAGCTTTAGAGCGGGCCGGCACAAAGGCGGGGAACAGGGGGGCCGAAGCAATGCAGAGTCTCATCGAGATGATCAGTCTCACATCGAAGCTCATTTGA
- the add gene encoding adenosine deaminase — protein MELNLDFFRHLPKAELHCHLDGSPRPETILELAAEQGVELPAKDADELKALITIGDRVGSLEDYIDHFQLPLRVLQTPEALERVAYELAEDAWNDGVHYMEVRYSPILHTRSGMTGAESIEAVKRGLDQADDDLGIRTGIIICGIRNISPDISLRLADLAVQFKHKGVVGFDLAGAEENFPAKHHQEAFFLILKNNINTTLHAGEAFGPESIHQAIHYCGAHRIGHGTRLLEDQDLMHYVNDHRIALEVCLTSNVHTKTVRSLKEHPFKYYYDQGIRVTLNTDNRLVSNTTLSREYLKAKETFGLTLTDFRDIIINGFKASFLSHQERREIIKRVVDELEAEFGIKPLIIA, from the coding sequence GTGGAACTTAACCTGGATTTTTTCCGACACTTACCAAAGGCGGAACTACACTGCCACCTCGACGGCTCGCCCCGGCCCGAAACCATTCTTGAACTGGCGGCGGAGCAGGGAGTGGAGCTACCTGCCAAAGATGCCGATGAACTCAAGGCCCTAATAACCATCGGCGATCGTGTCGGTTCACTGGAAGACTATATCGATCACTTCCAACTGCCCCTGAGGGTCCTCCAGACGCCTGAAGCGCTGGAGCGTGTCGCCTATGAACTGGCTGAGGACGCCTGGAATGACGGTGTCCATTATATGGAAGTACGCTACTCGCCAATCCTCCATACTCGGAGCGGAATGACCGGCGCCGAGTCTATCGAAGCGGTGAAACGGGGCCTTGATCAGGCTGATGATGATCTTGGCATTCGCACCGGTATCATCATCTGTGGTATCCGAAATATCTCCCCGGATATCTCCCTGCGCCTGGCTGACCTGGCGGTTCAATTCAAGCATAAGGGTGTCGTCGGCTTCGATCTGGCGGGAGCGGAAGAGAACTTCCCGGCCAAACACCACCAAGAAGCCTTCTTTCTGATTCTAAAGAATAATATCAATACTACCCTGCACGCTGGGGAAGCGTTCGGGCCGGAGAGCATTCACCAGGCCATCCATTACTGCGGTGCCCATCGGATCGGTCATGGAACTCGCTTGCTGGAAGACCAGGATTTGATGCACTACGTCAACGACCACCGTATCGCTCTGGAAGTGTGTCTCACCAGTAATGTACACACTAAAACCGTGCGCAGCCTGAAGGAACACCCTTTCAAATACTACTATGACCAGGGCATCCGGGTAACATTGAACACCGACAACCGCCTGGTATCCAATACGACCCTCTCACGGGAGTATCTTAAGGCCAAGGAGACCTTCGGGCTGACTCTTACTGATTTCCGGGATATTATCATCAATGGATTCAAAGCCAGTTTCCTGAGCCATCAGGAGCGTCGGGAAATAATCAAAAGGGTGGTGGATGAATTGGAGGCCGAGTTCGGAATCAAGCCGCTGATTATCGCCTGA
- a CDS encoding OPT family oligopeptide transporter: MKSLPEITVKAIILGVVLSVLLGGANAYLGLFAGMTVSASIPAAVISMGILRLFREHNILENNIVQTAASAGEALAAGAIFTLPALVMMGYWVSFDYFWVTLIMGLGGLVGVLFTIPLRRSMIVESQLTFPEGVATAEVLRAGETGGQAIVYIAMAGVIGALFKFGELGLRIWTATVELAHRVGGSLAYFGSNLSPALISVGYIVRLNIAVLVFLGGAINWFIAIPIVASSLDWPTYERAAPPAGEEQWNTFFIELQEPEANLTAEELAALEAENQALREQVGQPVEAVDWANRIWSNRTRYLGVGAMVVGGLWALISLGSSILLGIRTGLRQFRGGIQAAAIERTDMDTPMQFVLIALVISVIPIFLIYQAVVGQLYVSFPMALVMLVAGFLFSAVAAYMAGLVGSSNNPISGVTIATILFSSLLLLVLLGSESPVGAPAAIMIGAVVCAAAAIAGDNMQDLKAGFIVRATPWKQQVMQAVGTLSAALVMAPILTLLLNAYGFGPATAEHPDSLQAPQATLMRSVAQGVFGGDLPWDFIFMGGLIGIAVISLDQYLKHRGSRWHAPVLAVAVGIYLPLELSVPIFIGGLLSQAAEWYYRRRAIAEDRADILRQHGLLFASGLITGEALIGILMAIPIVLTGNREVLAIISEPLGSWPGLLLLAGVVAWLYRVVTHTRYAA; this comes from the coding sequence ATGAAGTCACTCCCCGAGATCACTGTCAAAGCGATCATCCTCGGTGTGGTGCTGTCCGTTTTACTGGGTGGGGCCAATGCCTACCTGGGGTTGTTCGCCGGTATGACCGTGTCAGCCTCGATCCCTGCTGCCGTGATCTCCATGGGCATCCTGCGCCTGTTTCGTGAACATAACATTTTGGAAAACAATATTGTACAGACAGCCGCATCTGCCGGGGAAGCTCTGGCCGCCGGGGCCATATTTACCCTGCCTGCACTCGTCATGATGGGCTATTGGGTAAGCTTTGACTACTTCTGGGTAACCCTCATCATGGGCCTCGGGGGACTCGTCGGCGTTCTGTTCACCATTCCCCTCCGGCGCTCTATGATCGTGGAAAGCCAACTCACCTTCCCCGAAGGTGTGGCTACAGCGGAAGTCCTGAGAGCCGGTGAAACCGGCGGGCAGGCTATCGTCTACATCGCCATGGCCGGTGTGATCGGGGCCCTGTTCAAATTCGGCGAATTGGGCCTGCGCATCTGGACCGCCACCGTCGAACTTGCTCATCGTGTAGGCGGATCCCTGGCCTACTTCGGTTCCAACCTCTCCCCCGCCCTTATCTCCGTGGGATACATCGTCCGACTGAACATCGCCGTATTGGTCTTTCTTGGCGGTGCCATCAACTGGTTTATTGCGATCCCTATTGTCGCCAGCAGCCTCGACTGGCCAACCTACGAGCGCGCAGCCCCACCAGCAGGTGAAGAGCAGTGGAATACCTTTTTCATTGAGCTGCAGGAGCCTGAGGCCAACCTGACAGCCGAGGAACTTGCTGCCCTTGAGGCCGAGAACCAGGCCCTCCGGGAGCAGGTAGGCCAGCCGGTGGAAGCCGTCGATTGGGCCAATAGAATCTGGTCGAATCGGACGCGCTATCTGGGCGTTGGCGCGATGGTTGTGGGCGGACTCTGGGCTCTCATCAGTCTCGGCAGCTCCATCCTACTGGGAATTCGGACGGGCCTGCGGCAGTTCCGGGGCGGGATCCAGGCAGCGGCCATCGAGCGAACCGATATGGATACCCCCATGCAATTCGTCCTCATAGCGCTGGTCATCTCCGTGATCCCTATCTTCTTGATCTACCAGGCTGTGGTAGGCCAACTGTACGTGAGTTTTCCTATGGCCCTGGTGATGTTAGTGGCCGGCTTTCTGTTTTCGGCAGTGGCAGCCTATATGGCCGGTCTGGTCGGTTCATCGAATAATCCCATTTCCGGCGTGACCATTGCCACCATCCTATTCTCCAGCCTTTTACTGCTCGTCCTTTTGGGCAGTGAATCACCAGTGGGTGCTCCCGCAGCTATCATGATCGGTGCCGTAGTGTGCGCCGCCGCTGCTATCGCCGGCGACAACATGCAAGACCTGAAAGCTGGCTTCATCGTCCGGGCCACCCCCTGGAAACAGCAGGTTATGCAGGCAGTGGGAACCCTGTCCGCCGCCCTGGTGATGGCTCCCATTCTCACGCTGCTTCTGAATGCCTACGGCTTCGGTCCGGCCACAGCCGAGCATCCTGATTCCCTCCAGGCCCCCCAGGCGACCCTCATGCGCTCCGTAGCGCAGGGAGTCTTCGGCGGCGACCTGCCCTGGGATTTCATCTTCATGGGAGGACTGATCGGCATCGCCGTCATTTCGCTGGACCAGTATCTGAAGCACCGAGGGTCCCGCTGGCATGCACCGGTACTAGCCGTTGCCGTCGGTATTTATTTGCCCCTCGAACTCAGTGTCCCCATTTTTATCGGCGGACTCCTCTCCCAGGCAGCGGAGTGGTATTATCGAAGGAGAGCAATTGCTGAGGACCGGGCAGACATCCTGCGGCAGCATGGCCTGTTATTCGCTTCCGGCCTCATTACCGGGGAAGCTCTGATAGGTATCTTAATGGCCATCCCTATTGTGCTGACCGGAAACCGCGAAGTGCTGGCCATCATCTCCGAGCCCCTGGGCAGCTGGCCGGGACTGCTCCTATTGGCAGGGGTTGTCGCGTGGCTTTATCGCGTGGTCACACATACCCGCTACGCAGCATGA